A genomic stretch from Echeneis naucrates chromosome 6, fEcheNa1.1, whole genome shotgun sequence includes:
- the LOC115045444 gene encoding endothelin-2, whose amino-acid sequence MWTHTSFLLLITLWALMHDGLGLSVMNELKEEGGSSIPTQRIRTKRCACNNFLDSECHYFCHLDIIWINTPSKTTLYGLGSILSRRRRSTGRCTCAKPDDRSCTSFCHHSSDIKSQEKHQPNIQSILRVLAKGPHRKKNF is encoded by the exons ATGTGGACTCACACcagctttcttcttctcatcaCCCTTTGGGCACTGATGCATGATG GTCTGGGTCTTTCTGTGATGAACGAGCTGAAAGAAGAAGGTGGCAGCAGTATCCCAACACAGAGAATAAGGACCAAGCGCTGTGCTTGTAACAACTTCTTGGACTCTGAGTGCCACTATTTCTGCCATCTGGATATCATCTGGATCAACACACCCAG TAAGACAACACTTTATGGACTTGGCAGCATTCTGTCGCGACGTAGAAGATCCACCGGACGGTGTACTTGTGCCAAGCCTGACGATCGATCCTGTACCAGCTTCTGCCATCACAG CAGTGACATCAAATCTCAGGAGAAGCATCAACCCAACATACAGAGCATCCTCAG AGTTTTGGCTAAGGgaccacacagaaaaaaaaatttctga
- the phactr4b gene encoding phosphatase and actin regulator 4B isoform X3, with protein MENRDDEAEQHHSTMVGEGERGSMGDSTPPPKRKGKFSTLGKIFKPWKWRKKKSSEKFRETSEELERKMSTRRTRQELIEQGVLKEVPDNDADAEAQNLKQPYVKNGHTLPVSAGVGGGGGGVSSSARSPCNQSKLPAESDFRMNPAWLTLPDDRRGRPPSDGERWGAQGSRGTGMHEDGRRGGGMGVRAHGGEGEWKTNVVWQGQIHSHLEEGRRGGRLHPEDGQKRPGLQKAPSEDCRRSRPVEADWKPTLPRHASAEEGRAHREPDSHFGHDPEALRNTLREPLPPKQPVMPPKWLVGSPPEAENEGSPRTPSNHPATQYSSPSAPLAAASKPVWGISSVGVSTQQSSPATQTSTSQGTKQPPLPPPKPVNRNNAAMLVSALQGGENAQLPLYWSCWKRECDYDVYLSLPVYLCRRAGGLRSGDFTQASAGASLVPAKPSPPMPPKRTTPVTKRNTEDSSASSHPINPSPLSLEEHSSLPLGFQLPPPPPSPPLPTHIPPSPPRQHIHTHHLHHQHSYPHPLPQPIPMLFDPPSPTNESPQRPAPVPLHIMIQRALSSPGPAQPHPDGLQRAHTLLFETPPEYQGDRSRPLPVSIQPLKLSEDDYSEEEEEEEEDDEEEEEYDGEIPQPELEPRSRRCLVGDAGVCVIPGENSSEEEEEEEDEEEDEDEEEEHDMHGEDSDSDGAVPHRDEDSDEDEEDEPPLSALASRVKRKDTLALKLSSRPSAPNRDRFTQERNNRDDQPPGQTGLTWQSREQWEAIRTQIGTALTRRLSQRPTAEELEQRNILQPKNQADRQAEVREIKRRLTRKLSQRPTVAELQARKILRFHEYVEVTDAQDYDRRADKPWTKLTPADKAAIRKELNDYKSTEMEVHEESRIYTRFHRP; from the exons ATGGAAAATCGTG ATGATGAAGCTGAGCAACACCACAGCACAAtggtgggagagggagagaggggcaGCATGGGGGATAGCACCCCTCCCCCGAAGCGCAAGGGCAAGTTCTCTACCCTTGGCAAGATCTTCAAGCCGTGGAAGTGGCggaagaagaaaagcagtgaGAAGTTCAGAGAAACTTCAGAAG agctggagagaaaGATGTCGACGAGGCGTACGAGACAGGAGCTTATAGAACAGGGAGTGCTGAAAGAGGTGCCGGACAATG ATGCAGATGCAGAGGCCCAAAACCTGAAGCAACCGTATGTGAAGAATGGTCACACATTGCCTGTGAGCGCCGGGGtcggaggtggaggtggaggagtcAGCAGCAGTGCCAGGAGCCCATGCAACCAGAGCAAACTCCCTGCTGAGTCAGACTTTAGGATGAACCCGGCCTGGCTTACCCTGCCAGATGACCGCAGGGGGAGACCTCCATCAGATGGAGAACGCTGGGGTGCTCAGGGCTCCAGGGGCACAGGAATGCATGAAGatggaaggagagggggaggaatgGGGGTACGTGCACATGGTGGGGAGGGTGAATGGAAGACAAACGTGGTCTGGCAGGGACAGATTCACAGCCATTTGGAGGAGGGTAGACGGGGAGGCCGGCTTCATCCGGAGGATGGGCAGAAGAGGCCAGGGCTGCAGAAGGCCCCATCAGAAGACTGCAGAAGGAGCCGCCCTGTGGAAGCGGACTGGAAGCCCACCCTCCCTCGACATGCATCAGCCGAGGAGGGAAGGGCCCACAGAG AGCCAGACAGCCATTTTGGCCATGACCCGGAAGCCCTGCGGAACACCCTGCGTGAACCTCTGCCACCGAAACAACCTGTCATGCCTCCAAAATGGCTGGTGGGCTCCCCGCCTGAAGCTGAAAACGAGGGGTCACCACGCACTCCATCCAATCACCCTGCCACCCAAtactcctctccctctgccccctTGGCTGCAGCGTCCAAACCCGTTTGGGGTATCTCCTCTGTGGGTGTGTCCACTCAACAGTCTTCACCTGCAACTCAGACCTCCACCTCTCAGGGCACCAAGCAGCCCCCGCTGCCTCCACCCAAGCCGGTCAACAGGAACAATGCGGCCATGCTGG TCTCCGCCCTACAGGGGGGAGAGAACGCTCAGCTTCCACTCTACTGGTCCTGCTGGAAGCGAGAGTGCGACTATGATGTCTACCTGTCCCTGCCCGTCTACCTGTGCCGGCGGGCCGGAGGCCTGCGCTCAG GTGACTTCACCCAAGCCAGTGCCGGTGCCAGTCTTGTGCCAGCCAAGCCTTCTCCACCGATGCCTCCAAAAAGGACAACCCCTGTCACCAAACGCAACACGGAGGATTCTTCTGCTTCAAGCCATCCCATCAACCCCTCGCCGCTCTCTCTTGAGGAGCACAGCAGCCTCCCTTTGGGCTTCCAgctgcctccccctcctccttcacctccccTGCCAACTCACATACCACCTTCGCCGCCTAGgcagcacatacacacccatCACCTCCACCATCAGCATTCCTACCCTCACCCCCTGCCACAACCCATACCCATGTTATTTGACCCGCCAAGCCCAACCAATGAGTCGCCCCAGCGCCCGGCTCCTGTTCCACTACATATAATGATTCAGCGGGCTCTGTCCAGTCCTGGTCCAGCTCAGCCACATCCTGACGGGTTACAGCGTGCACACACTCTGCTTTTTGAAACCCCTCCAGAGTACCAAGGAGATCGCAGCCGCCCCCTACCTGTCAGCATCCAACCACTAAAACT ATCTGAAGATGACTattcagaggaagaggaagaagaggaggaagatgatgaggaagaggaagagtatGATGGAGAGATCCCCCAGCCAGAGCTGGAGCCACGGAGTCGCCGCTGCCTGGTCGGTGATGCAGGTGTTTGTGTCATCCCAGGGGAGAAtagcagtgaggaggaggaggaggaggaggacgaagaggaggacgaagatgaggaagaggagcatgaCATGCATGGGGAGGACAGCGACTCAGATGGTGCTGTGCCTCATAGAGATGAAGACTccgatgaggatgaggaggatgaaccCCCACTTA GTGCCCTGGCCAGCAGGGTCAAAAGGAAGGACACTCTGGCTCTGAAACTGAGCAGCCGACCCTCTGCTCCAAACAGGGACAGGTTTACCCAGGAGAGGAACAACAGAGACGACCAGCCTCCAGGACAAACCGGCCTCACCTGGCAGAGCAGGGAGCAGTGGGAGGCCATCCGCACACAGATCGGCACAGCACTTACAAG acgGCTTAGTCAGAGACCCACAGCTGAGGAGCTCGAGCAAAGAAACATCCTTCAAC CCAAAAATCAGGCCGACAGACAAGCTGAGGTTAGAGAAATCAAGCGGCGGCTAACCAGGAAG CTAAGTCAAAGACCCACAGTTGCAGAACTGCAGGCAAGAAAAATACTACGGTTCCATGAGTATGTGGAAGTCACAGATGCCCAAGACTACGATCGGCGAGCAGACAAACCATGGACGAAGCTGACTCCCGCTGACAAG GCGGCTATCCGGAAAGAGCTCAACGATTATAAGAGCACTGAAATGGAGGTTCATGAAGAGAGCAGAATTTACACAAG GTTTCATCGGCCTTAG
- the phactr4b gene encoding phosphatase and actin regulator 4B isoform X2, translating into MGQSLRVDSEKHNVDDEAEQHHSTMVGEGERGSMGDSTPPPKRKGKFSTLGKIFKPWKWRKKKSSEKFRETSEELERKMSTRRTRQELIEQGVLKEVPDNDADAEAQNLKQPYVKNGHTLPVSAGVGGGGGGVSSSARSPCNQSKLPAESDFRMNPAWLTLPDDRRGRPPSDGERWGAQGSRGTGMHEDGRRGGGMGVRAHGGEGEWKTNVVWQGQIHSHLEEGRRGGRLHPEDGQKRPGLQKAPSEDCRRSRPVEADWKPTLPRHASAEEGRAHREPDSHFGHDPEALRNTLREPLPPKQPVMPPKWLVGSPPEAENEGSPRTPSNHPATQYSSPSAPLAAASKPVWGISSVGVSTQQSSPATQTSTSQGTKQPPLPPPKPVNRNNAAMLVSALQGGENAQLPLYWSCWKRECDYDVYLSLPVYLCRRAGGLRSGDFTQASAGASLVPAKPSPPMPPKRTTPVTKRNTEDSSASSHPINPSPLSLEEHSSLPLGFQLPPPPPSPPLPTHIPPSPPRQHIHTHHLHHQHSYPHPLPQPIPMLFDPPSPTNESPQRPAPVPLHIMIQRALSSPGPAQPHPDGLQRAHTLLFETPPEYQGDRSRPLPVSIQPLKLSEDDYSEEEEEEEEDDEEEEEYDGEIPQPELEPRSRRCLVGDAGVCVIPGENSSEEEEEEEDEEEDEDEEEEHDMHGEDSDSDGAVPHRDEDSDEDEEDEPPLSALASRVKRKDTLALKLSSRPSAPNRDRFTQERNNRDDQPPGQTGLTWQSREQWEAIRTQIGTALTRRLSQRPTAEELEQRNILQPKNQADRQAEVREIKRRLTRKLSQRPTVAELQARKILRFHEYVEVTDAQDYDRRADKPWTKLTPADKAAIRKELNDYKSTEMEVHEESRIYTRFHRP; encoded by the exons ATGGGACAGAGTCTTCGtgtggactcagagaaacaCAACGTCG ATGATGAAGCTGAGCAACACCACAGCACAAtggtgggagagggagagaggggcaGCATGGGGGATAGCACCCCTCCCCCGAAGCGCAAGGGCAAGTTCTCTACCCTTGGCAAGATCTTCAAGCCGTGGAAGTGGCggaagaagaaaagcagtgaGAAGTTCAGAGAAACTTCAGAAG agctggagagaaaGATGTCGACGAGGCGTACGAGACAGGAGCTTATAGAACAGGGAGTGCTGAAAGAGGTGCCGGACAATG ATGCAGATGCAGAGGCCCAAAACCTGAAGCAACCGTATGTGAAGAATGGTCACACATTGCCTGTGAGCGCCGGGGtcggaggtggaggtggaggagtcAGCAGCAGTGCCAGGAGCCCATGCAACCAGAGCAAACTCCCTGCTGAGTCAGACTTTAGGATGAACCCGGCCTGGCTTACCCTGCCAGATGACCGCAGGGGGAGACCTCCATCAGATGGAGAACGCTGGGGTGCTCAGGGCTCCAGGGGCACAGGAATGCATGAAGatggaaggagagggggaggaatgGGGGTACGTGCACATGGTGGGGAGGGTGAATGGAAGACAAACGTGGTCTGGCAGGGACAGATTCACAGCCATTTGGAGGAGGGTAGACGGGGAGGCCGGCTTCATCCGGAGGATGGGCAGAAGAGGCCAGGGCTGCAGAAGGCCCCATCAGAAGACTGCAGAAGGAGCCGCCCTGTGGAAGCGGACTGGAAGCCCACCCTCCCTCGACATGCATCAGCCGAGGAGGGAAGGGCCCACAGAG AGCCAGACAGCCATTTTGGCCATGACCCGGAAGCCCTGCGGAACACCCTGCGTGAACCTCTGCCACCGAAACAACCTGTCATGCCTCCAAAATGGCTGGTGGGCTCCCCGCCTGAAGCTGAAAACGAGGGGTCACCACGCACTCCATCCAATCACCCTGCCACCCAAtactcctctccctctgccccctTGGCTGCAGCGTCCAAACCCGTTTGGGGTATCTCCTCTGTGGGTGTGTCCACTCAACAGTCTTCACCTGCAACTCAGACCTCCACCTCTCAGGGCACCAAGCAGCCCCCGCTGCCTCCACCCAAGCCGGTCAACAGGAACAATGCGGCCATGCTGG TCTCCGCCCTACAGGGGGGAGAGAACGCTCAGCTTCCACTCTACTGGTCCTGCTGGAAGCGAGAGTGCGACTATGATGTCTACCTGTCCCTGCCCGTCTACCTGTGCCGGCGGGCCGGAGGCCTGCGCTCAG GTGACTTCACCCAAGCCAGTGCCGGTGCCAGTCTTGTGCCAGCCAAGCCTTCTCCACCGATGCCTCCAAAAAGGACAACCCCTGTCACCAAACGCAACACGGAGGATTCTTCTGCTTCAAGCCATCCCATCAACCCCTCGCCGCTCTCTCTTGAGGAGCACAGCAGCCTCCCTTTGGGCTTCCAgctgcctccccctcctccttcacctccccTGCCAACTCACATACCACCTTCGCCGCCTAGgcagcacatacacacccatCACCTCCACCATCAGCATTCCTACCCTCACCCCCTGCCACAACCCATACCCATGTTATTTGACCCGCCAAGCCCAACCAATGAGTCGCCCCAGCGCCCGGCTCCTGTTCCACTACATATAATGATTCAGCGGGCTCTGTCCAGTCCTGGTCCAGCTCAGCCACATCCTGACGGGTTACAGCGTGCACACACTCTGCTTTTTGAAACCCCTCCAGAGTACCAAGGAGATCGCAGCCGCCCCCTACCTGTCAGCATCCAACCACTAAAACT ATCTGAAGATGACTattcagaggaagaggaagaagaggaggaagatgatgaggaagaggaagagtatGATGGAGAGATCCCCCAGCCAGAGCTGGAGCCACGGAGTCGCCGCTGCCTGGTCGGTGATGCAGGTGTTTGTGTCATCCCAGGGGAGAAtagcagtgaggaggaggaggaggaggaggacgaagaggaggacgaagatgaggaagaggagcatgaCATGCATGGGGAGGACAGCGACTCAGATGGTGCTGTGCCTCATAGAGATGAAGACTccgatgaggatgaggaggatgaaccCCCACTTA GTGCCCTGGCCAGCAGGGTCAAAAGGAAGGACACTCTGGCTCTGAAACTGAGCAGCCGACCCTCTGCTCCAAACAGGGACAGGTTTACCCAGGAGAGGAACAACAGAGACGACCAGCCTCCAGGACAAACCGGCCTCACCTGGCAGAGCAGGGAGCAGTGGGAGGCCATCCGCACACAGATCGGCACAGCACTTACAAG acgGCTTAGTCAGAGACCCACAGCTGAGGAGCTCGAGCAAAGAAACATCCTTCAAC CCAAAAATCAGGCCGACAGACAAGCTGAGGTTAGAGAAATCAAGCGGCGGCTAACCAGGAAG CTAAGTCAAAGACCCACAGTTGCAGAACTGCAGGCAAGAAAAATACTACGGTTCCATGAGTATGTGGAAGTCACAGATGCCCAAGACTACGATCGGCGAGCAGACAAACCATGGACGAAGCTGACTCCCGCTGACAAG GCGGCTATCCGGAAAGAGCTCAACGATTATAAGAGCACTGAAATGGAGGTTCATGAAGAGAGCAGAATTTACACAAG GTTTCATCGGCCTTAG
- the phactr4b gene encoding phosphatase and actin regulator 4B isoform X1 → MVQICFLNRDLLCCSFEQFPATCSSGISFLADFTVGIFTGQLIWGLLSAPCFPMACCFRSHHHGSWTLNTSLPDDEAEQHHSTMVGEGERGSMGDSTPPPKRKGKFSTLGKIFKPWKWRKKKSSEKFRETSEELERKMSTRRTRQELIEQGVLKEVPDNDADAEAQNLKQPYVKNGHTLPVSAGVGGGGGGVSSSARSPCNQSKLPAESDFRMNPAWLTLPDDRRGRPPSDGERWGAQGSRGTGMHEDGRRGGGMGVRAHGGEGEWKTNVVWQGQIHSHLEEGRRGGRLHPEDGQKRPGLQKAPSEDCRRSRPVEADWKPTLPRHASAEEGRAHREPDSHFGHDPEALRNTLREPLPPKQPVMPPKWLVGSPPEAENEGSPRTPSNHPATQYSSPSAPLAAASKPVWGISSVGVSTQQSSPATQTSTSQGTKQPPLPPPKPVNRNNAAMLVSALQGGENAQLPLYWSCWKRECDYDVYLSLPVYLCRRAGGLRSGDFTQASAGASLVPAKPSPPMPPKRTTPVTKRNTEDSSASSHPINPSPLSLEEHSSLPLGFQLPPPPPSPPLPTHIPPSPPRQHIHTHHLHHQHSYPHPLPQPIPMLFDPPSPTNESPQRPAPVPLHIMIQRALSSPGPAQPHPDGLQRAHTLLFETPPEYQGDRSRPLPVSIQPLKLSEDDYSEEEEEEEEDDEEEEEYDGEIPQPELEPRSRRCLVGDAGVCVIPGENSSEEEEEEEDEEEDEDEEEEHDMHGEDSDSDGAVPHRDEDSDEDEEDEPPLSALASRVKRKDTLALKLSSRPSAPNRDRFTQERNNRDDQPPGQTGLTWQSREQWEAIRTQIGTALTRRLSQRPTAEELEQRNILQPKNQADRQAEVREIKRRLTRKLSQRPTVAELQARKILRFHEYVEVTDAQDYDRRADKPWTKLTPADKAAIRKELNDYKSTEMEVHEESRIYTRFHRP, encoded by the exons ATGGTGCAGATATGTTTCTTGAACCGGGACCTTCTCTGCTGTAGTTTCGAACAGTTTCCTGCGACTTGTTCTTCTGGCATTTCCTTCCTTGCTGATTTCACTGTTGGGATATTTACAGGACAGTTGATTTGGGGGTTGCTGAGTGCTCCCTGCTTCCCCATGGCATGCTGTTTCAGATCCCACCACCATGGAAGCTGGACACTTAACACTTCTCTTCCAG ATGATGAAGCTGAGCAACACCACAGCACAAtggtgggagagggagagaggggcaGCATGGGGGATAGCACCCCTCCCCCGAAGCGCAAGGGCAAGTTCTCTACCCTTGGCAAGATCTTCAAGCCGTGGAAGTGGCggaagaagaaaagcagtgaGAAGTTCAGAGAAACTTCAGAAG agctggagagaaaGATGTCGACGAGGCGTACGAGACAGGAGCTTATAGAACAGGGAGTGCTGAAAGAGGTGCCGGACAATG ATGCAGATGCAGAGGCCCAAAACCTGAAGCAACCGTATGTGAAGAATGGTCACACATTGCCTGTGAGCGCCGGGGtcggaggtggaggtggaggagtcAGCAGCAGTGCCAGGAGCCCATGCAACCAGAGCAAACTCCCTGCTGAGTCAGACTTTAGGATGAACCCGGCCTGGCTTACCCTGCCAGATGACCGCAGGGGGAGACCTCCATCAGATGGAGAACGCTGGGGTGCTCAGGGCTCCAGGGGCACAGGAATGCATGAAGatggaaggagagggggaggaatgGGGGTACGTGCACATGGTGGGGAGGGTGAATGGAAGACAAACGTGGTCTGGCAGGGACAGATTCACAGCCATTTGGAGGAGGGTAGACGGGGAGGCCGGCTTCATCCGGAGGATGGGCAGAAGAGGCCAGGGCTGCAGAAGGCCCCATCAGAAGACTGCAGAAGGAGCCGCCCTGTGGAAGCGGACTGGAAGCCCACCCTCCCTCGACATGCATCAGCCGAGGAGGGAAGGGCCCACAGAG AGCCAGACAGCCATTTTGGCCATGACCCGGAAGCCCTGCGGAACACCCTGCGTGAACCTCTGCCACCGAAACAACCTGTCATGCCTCCAAAATGGCTGGTGGGCTCCCCGCCTGAAGCTGAAAACGAGGGGTCACCACGCACTCCATCCAATCACCCTGCCACCCAAtactcctctccctctgccccctTGGCTGCAGCGTCCAAACCCGTTTGGGGTATCTCCTCTGTGGGTGTGTCCACTCAACAGTCTTCACCTGCAACTCAGACCTCCACCTCTCAGGGCACCAAGCAGCCCCCGCTGCCTCCACCCAAGCCGGTCAACAGGAACAATGCGGCCATGCTGG TCTCCGCCCTACAGGGGGGAGAGAACGCTCAGCTTCCACTCTACTGGTCCTGCTGGAAGCGAGAGTGCGACTATGATGTCTACCTGTCCCTGCCCGTCTACCTGTGCCGGCGGGCCGGAGGCCTGCGCTCAG GTGACTTCACCCAAGCCAGTGCCGGTGCCAGTCTTGTGCCAGCCAAGCCTTCTCCACCGATGCCTCCAAAAAGGACAACCCCTGTCACCAAACGCAACACGGAGGATTCTTCTGCTTCAAGCCATCCCATCAACCCCTCGCCGCTCTCTCTTGAGGAGCACAGCAGCCTCCCTTTGGGCTTCCAgctgcctccccctcctccttcacctccccTGCCAACTCACATACCACCTTCGCCGCCTAGgcagcacatacacacccatCACCTCCACCATCAGCATTCCTACCCTCACCCCCTGCCACAACCCATACCCATGTTATTTGACCCGCCAAGCCCAACCAATGAGTCGCCCCAGCGCCCGGCTCCTGTTCCACTACATATAATGATTCAGCGGGCTCTGTCCAGTCCTGGTCCAGCTCAGCCACATCCTGACGGGTTACAGCGTGCACACACTCTGCTTTTTGAAACCCCTCCAGAGTACCAAGGAGATCGCAGCCGCCCCCTACCTGTCAGCATCCAACCACTAAAACT ATCTGAAGATGACTattcagaggaagaggaagaagaggaggaagatgatgaggaagaggaagagtatGATGGAGAGATCCCCCAGCCAGAGCTGGAGCCACGGAGTCGCCGCTGCCTGGTCGGTGATGCAGGTGTTTGTGTCATCCCAGGGGAGAAtagcagtgaggaggaggaggaggaggaggacgaagaggaggacgaagatgaggaagaggagcatgaCATGCATGGGGAGGACAGCGACTCAGATGGTGCTGTGCCTCATAGAGATGAAGACTccgatgaggatgaggaggatgaaccCCCACTTA GTGCCCTGGCCAGCAGGGTCAAAAGGAAGGACACTCTGGCTCTGAAACTGAGCAGCCGACCCTCTGCTCCAAACAGGGACAGGTTTACCCAGGAGAGGAACAACAGAGACGACCAGCCTCCAGGACAAACCGGCCTCACCTGGCAGAGCAGGGAGCAGTGGGAGGCCATCCGCACACAGATCGGCACAGCACTTACAAG acgGCTTAGTCAGAGACCCACAGCTGAGGAGCTCGAGCAAAGAAACATCCTTCAAC CCAAAAATCAGGCCGACAGACAAGCTGAGGTTAGAGAAATCAAGCGGCGGCTAACCAGGAAG CTAAGTCAAAGACCCACAGTTGCAGAACTGCAGGCAAGAAAAATACTACGGTTCCATGAGTATGTGGAAGTCACAGATGCCCAAGACTACGATCGGCGAGCAGACAAACCATGGACGAAGCTGACTCCCGCTGACAAG GCGGCTATCCGGAAAGAGCTCAACGATTATAAGAGCACTGAAATGGAGGTTCATGAAGAGAGCAGAATTTACACAAG GTTTCATCGGCCTTAG